Genomic window (Streptomyces yatensis):
GGCGTTCTCCCGGTTTTCCCGCCAATTCGCTGGCACACCTGGACGCATGTACGTTGCTCGACGTCAAGGCGCTGGAGAAGGTGCCCGGAATCGACGCCCGGGAGCCGGAGGTCGGATTCGGCCGCTGGGAGTGCCAGTGGAAGAGCACCACCAGCGAGTACGAGGTGGACTTGCGCTTCGACCAGGGAGACCTGCCGCGCGACAAGAGCGCCCGGTCGACCGAGCTGGGAGACCGCCATCGCCAGGCCATCGTTCTGCCGGAGAACGAGGGCCGGGGGAGCTGCCGCGTCGAGGTGGTCCATCGTGAGTACACCGGCCTGGACCGGGTGCAGGGGACCGAGCGGGTGGCTCTCGTCATCAAGGGGGCGGGGGCCAAGGACCGCTCCTGCGAACTGGCCACCGAGCTCGCCGGTTCGGCCGCCGCCGCGCTGCCGCCCGCCTGAACCTGCGACCGTCCACGGCGGGAGCAGCGAGCGGACCGCGCCTAGGGAAGACGGGCGCGCCAGGTGACGGAGGTCTTCTCCACGCTCGCGGCCAGCCTCTTCGCGGCCGGATCGGCGCCCGCCGAGCGCTGCGCGTGGGCGATCTTCGCCGCCTGGTCGAGGTGTTCGCGCATCGCCGCGAGGAAGAGGGTGTCGAAGGCGGCGCCCTCGGTGCCCTTGATGGTGCGCAGTTCGCCCTCGGTCACCATGCCGGGCATGTCGTGCCCCCGGTGCGGGTTGGTGTCGGGGACGCCCGCTCGGGCGAGCAGTTCTCGTAGTTGGACGAGTTCGCCGCGGTAGGCGGTGGCCAC
Coding sequences:
- a CDS encoding DUF305 domain-containing protein, with product MTAATVTRCAVSVAALLAAATLLTAGCGDGKPPREGRSTSAARHPAARSPGGQATSGTFNSTDIGWIQLMIAMDDQATLLLDLVPGHSSDAGVEKWAKPVATAYRGELVQLRELLARAGVPDTNPHRGHDMPGMVTEGELRTIKGTEGAAFDTLFLAAMREHLDQAAKIAHAQRSAGADPAAKRLAASVEKTSVTWRARLP